One genomic region from Spirulina subsalsa PCC 9445 encodes:
- a CDS encoding DUF928 domain-containing protein — protein sequence MKSYSRLGIATFLTAALSFAGMSVGHAMEFRPPDRGAPRSAADGGTRGCTVQESGQKTLKALTPGQALPLTLSSHPTFFWYMPETRAESVTFVLNDRYENTVYSVTLDNPNQAGIMSMSLPEEERYALKTGENYHWYVFLTCNANDPTGDVFVDGWVQRLDESDPLAQQLLSPGGNADLTRFAEAGIWHEALAGLVQKRQNAPNDQELAASWQEFLESVDLGQLAQEPFLR from the coding sequence ATGAAATCCTATTCTAGACTTGGTATCGCCACCTTCCTGACCGCAGCCCTGAGTTTCGCAGGAATGTCTGTCGGTCACGCGATGGAGTTTCGTCCGCCGGATCGGGGGGCGCCGCGCAGTGCCGCCGATGGTGGGACTCGGGGATGCACAGTTCAAGAATCCGGTCAGAAGACCTTAAAAGCCTTAACTCCCGGACAGGCTTTGCCTTTAACCCTGTCTAGTCATCCCACATTTTTCTGGTATATGCCGGAAACTCGCGCTGAATCTGTAACCTTTGTCCTCAATGACCGCTATGAAAATACGGTGTATTCTGTGACCCTAGACAACCCCAACCAAGCGGGGATTATGAGCATGAGTTTGCCGGAAGAAGAACGCTATGCTCTTAAAACGGGGGAAAATTATCATTGGTATGTGTTCCTGACTTGTAATGCGAATGACCCGACGGGTGATGTGTTTGTGGATGGTTGGGTACAACGTTTAGATGAAAGTGATCCCCTTGCTCAACAACTCCTGAGTCCGGGTGGAAATGCTGATCTAACACGCTTTGCGGAAGCAGGCATCTGGCATGAAGCCCTGGCTGGATTGGTTCAAAAACGGCAAAATGCCCCCAATGATCAGGAATTGGCTGCTTCTTGGCAAGAATTCCTAGAGTCTGTAGATTTAGGACAATTAGCTCAAGAACCATTCTTGCGGTGA